In Erigeron canadensis isolate Cc75 chromosome 8, C_canadensis_v1, whole genome shotgun sequence, the DNA window TAAGTGATAATCTTGATTGCTTTCAATTTTTGAATAGCATATTCTAGAGAAATGACATTCATTTTTATGGTATATTTTCTTCCGTAATACTTGTAAGTTGTATGTGAAATTTTAAAATCTGGCTTTATATATTTTGGTTAAATTGGTTCATCTTTATATCTTTATACaagtatataagtatatatatatatatatatatatctattgttTTGGGTTGATCATTATGACTCATGAGGCCTATGGCGACATAAAATTGGATGCATTGCATAAAACCACATAATTTGATGTTGTCGTTTTTGCTACATAACTGTTCAAAAAATGTCATTACTTATTTAAGATTTTCTgggttatttttgttaattactCTCTAATTGAGTTGCTACTTGGCTATGTTTGATCAAATTTAGCGActgaaattttttgttttgcagAGTATCTGCATAGCTAGAATCTCAACTGTAAATGACGTTATGATTGGATGGTTGTCCTTCCAGAATTGAGGTCCtactatttatatgtatgatgCAAGTATCATTCATGGGGTACTTATAAGTCATTTGGGTCATTCTAAAAGGTGTTGAATAAAAAAGTCGAGTAAACAACGTTCTATCTTCCATTGTTTCTTGGTAATGAGCTATTGTGTAATAGTTGTCTTTATATTCTGTTGACTTCATATTGTTTAATCATTCCAAATGGTATATATTTTGCCATTACCATAAGAATTTTGTTTAACAGGCTCACTTCCATGGTTCTACAGAAACCTTTTTGAAACTCTTACCTTTCCAGAAATCTATTTCTCCACGTCTAATTATTTacgttacattttttttttccagaactTTTCGTAGCTATGTAAAGTTTGGTGGCAACCATTGTACATATGACGTTGCACCGATGCTCTTAGGCCATGGGAGATGGATGAGATCAAAGCTGGTACACGTGTTCTCTCTATGAGGTGAGATTTGCAACCATTCTGTTCATGTTTATTTCACATTGTAGTTCACCTTTTCGAGATGTATAGATTATTAGATGACCATGACTTGAAATTATTTGACGTCGACTTGATCTGagtcgagccgagctcgagctacTCGTGTAGTTAATGATGAATGAATttctatatttttgtaattttgcgCATATCAAATTCATTGCAGCTAAGGTTCTCTTTTTGTGCTTCCTAACCAGTGGACTAAGTCCGCTACACGTAAAATCACTTTCTTATAAAGGAGATATGCTTCACGTATACAACaagatttttattaataataccATATTTATAGAAACCTCATATTTTTCTAATTGtttttgaacatctttatatcATTTATAACCACACCAAAGCAGTTGCTCTTTCTTATTTAGGCTTATAACATAGATTACCCTTTTCGAATCAAAGAGACAGTTATGGAGACTACAACTTCGCCTTCCTTCTTTGATTTTCGCCCGGTTAGAAATTTTGCATATCTCATGAAAACATCGTCGACTATTGCTTCACCAAGTGATTAGCAACTAATGTCTCAATCCCAGCCCTTACACTCTTTGCCACAGCATGTCCTACACCATTATCATCGGTTGATGCATCATTATCGTTATCGTTATCGTATTTCTTTGTTTTCCAAGCCTCCCAGTTCACATCAAAAATCTCGATGTGATCGATTGTGAAGGAACCTTCAATCTCCACCAATTTCATTATCTCAGTAGGAGATGCTGTAAACCAAGGAAGGTTGAATGAATCCAATTTTACTTCGTCTACAAGGCCCTATTATTGCAATAACAACAATTGAATGCTTTAATTAAAAGTGAAGACGCCTTTGTTCtcataaattttttcaaaagtaAATGGTAATATTGGCTCCGTTTGGTTAGATGGAATTCCTTAGAAATTCATAAAATTGAAAGTTTAATTCTATTCATTCACTGTTTGGCCTAGCAACTTGAaagaatttaaatttaaagttttcCAACAATCCTTCCATCTATTTAAGGAAAATTTTGAATTCCAACGAAATTCAAGTATGTTGACCAAAACACCATTacttattatcatcatcatcattattattattataatttttgtaaaaacGTATTTTCATTCCCAAAATTGCGACAACCCAACGGAAATCATAACCTCATAGTAATATACcttatgtttcaaataaataCAATTAGCTTACTAACCCGTATAATATGTcgataatttaaaaattttgcTATCATAGtttaaataacaaaagtaacggaattttattttaaaaaaggaaaatatttATGACATTATAagtaaattaagaaaaaaaaactaagtttTGAGAAAAAATTGAAGATGAAAAATAAGCTATTTTTGTAAAATGTTGATGTCACAACAATTCTCTTTTACTtaatactagtcttaataccgtACGATTTACagattatataatatatgatgataCAATTGTATTCATGTAGAGAATAGATTATATATGGTTGTTACATACCTAACTTTGGATACAAATCCTTTCACATATTATATGAAACCCTTGAATTGTGtaacatatatgtatttaattaaatgtttataACTTAACATATATCTAATCTTTTAAGATAGTTGTATTCaatattgatatattaattgttaaaattattaattttttttacaaatcatatatatggaaatgagtttaataataataataataataaaatttataaagatatatatatatatatatatataggggttggatattgtaaaacaagtattaaagtaaaacaaataagataagatcttgacccttagatcatggttaaactgatgcacgaagattcacgaagtaattgatgtatgatgatttttatgatgcacggtgattatcactgtagaaaaacctattgtttatttgttttacattaatacttgttttattttacttaaaacttatatatatatatatacacgaaaaGGTTCATGTGAAAACTATTTGaatgtaagaaccatgagaacttctatataataatttgatgttcatatgtgaatggtacGTGTGAACATATTCTTTCACATATGAACTATCAAGTTATAGTTATAATtacctatgttcatatgtgaatagttttcaaatgaaatttaccatatatatatatatattaaatccaaagattattatttgattaaaattaggtaattatgaattaagaattttttttggttACACTAAAGTAACACGTGTCGTGCAAGGAATGCGTCAAGTGTCgattaaaatttctttttatattaaatctaaagaaAGATTAGTATGTGATTACAATTAGGTAATTAtgaattagattttttttttaactacacCAAAATTGACACATGTCGTGCAAGGAATACGCCAAGTgtcgatttaaaaaaaaatacacaatcctgtttagtatattggtagactAGATGGGTGTCTGCCCGTTGCAGCGGCAAAAATAGACAACGTTCGAAGTGTTGTGACAATGTTAATTTTAGATCAAATACTTTATCGGAACTTTTATGTGCATGATATGTTTTGacaataacaaacaaaaaaaaatatttcacgAACAAAGAGAACtttaagtttgaaacttttgtaTTGACATTTTTGTTTCACCATATAGTATTTAGATAGGGAATACAGAAGCTGGATGAGAATGcgtcatttcaggttcttaaaaaTTAAGGAGGGAGGAACGCAGTTtactttataagggagtatagataaagaTTCTAAGAgcattattttattgttttaattattttgttattattatctactattaacatatatatatatatatatatatatatatatatatatatattaacaacatTATTACTATtggtttttttgttatttattatagagagaaaatgtcacaaatggtcgtTTGTCATATTCTCATTTGCCCCATGTGCATTTTTTTCATTGCAAATGGTCCCTTGATTTTTTACTTTCATTGCCAGAAGTCTCTGACAACAACTTCTGCTAAATTTAGCCGTTAAATCCATCACGTGCAtaccacgtgagggtattttgatgcatttcataatcataaggGCTATTAATCATGTGGTAATTAATAAAGTtgttgttatattattattattattattattattattattatacataagATGTATAACAATGCATTATTAAGATtaaataatacaagttttaaTAAAGGATAACTTTAACTTTTGTCAAGTTTTTAACTGAAAGTCTTTTAATTGAATTTCATtaaattctgtcaaccaaacataTGACactttttaaaacttataaattcaaATTCCTTAAAATTGTAATTCGATGAAGAGattccaatttattcaaaaacatTCTGCAAATCAAACGTCCCTTAAAAGAATGGCTGCTTTCTGGTTTTTAGTCATACATAGGGATGACAATGAGGCAGGTATCATCGGGAATCTCAATCCCCATCCCCATACCTGATTTCGACTTGCAAATCCCTGTTGGAAAATAGATTACATCCTCATCCCCATCCCTGACGGGTATCGGGGATCCCCATTGGTGATCGGAGATTTCTttttagaataaacataaatttataaaagtaaaaagatagctaaaagaatatatagttcgaccttttcttttataaatatgaatatagtTTTATATACAAACTAATAGCTATGTTAATCAATTGATAAATAAAGTGTGATacataaaagttttaaataaagtagtttTAGAATTATAATGAttctaacaaataaaaaaacttaatgtaattaattaaatatatatagccTTTTTGGGTCGGAGATTTATGGTTTTCTATCCCTATCCGCATCCCCATCTTCATCCCTATCGAAGGATGAAATTACATCCCCATACCCAATCAACTTGGGAATTTTCTAGTCAAACCGAGTTCGGGTACCAGATTCTCCATCATGTGCGAGTACTTTTGCTATCCCTAGCCACACACATACATTatattatcacatttttttttcacattttgaaTATTggaagcttttttttttttaatataattttgaccttatatatattatttaatattatataatacttgattaaaCTTATATCTAGTGAAAGTATATATggaaaactcaatcaatttatataaatttcatcaagtaTGTTTTTGACATAAAATTGAAGAGTATGTTTTTGACATGAAAATTGAAAGAGTATGTTTTTGTCATGAaagatataatttaattaatataaatttttttatataaactcaatcaatttatataaatttcttccagttatacttttattataaaattgaaGAGTATGTTTTTGACATGAAAGATATAATTCTTTATTGTACGCTAACGATAACTCTAGAACAATAATTAGCATTCTCATTTTTCTATCTACATTAGTCTATTTTCATGTGGCTATTTGTTAAGAGTACGTTGGTGGTCACATAATACGTATATTACAACGTTATCATATACTCttcttttttaagaaaaataaaatttagattGTTGTATTACTTATAATGCACAAACCAACTCATCACTTAGATGAGTTTTTGGTCAACTATGTGCGAAAAAGCTTAGGGTCAGTTATTGGGGAATATTTATATAGCGCCTGTTGAATCTTACTCACGGATTTTTATAcctttatatattatcaaaaaaaaaacaaaacagatATTGGATGATTACCTCAGATACCATTTCCTGAAGAGCCATGGCCAAAGGCCTCCAAAGGTAATAATAACTTTCTTCACCACGAGGATCCTCAGTCGTCCTACCGGCAAATGTTAAAACCATCCGCCCTCCAACCATCATCTCCTCCGAACGACACCTCAAAAATTGCAAGAAATCCGCTTGAAATTGTTCGTAGTATGCTTTACTGACGCTTTCTGGGGTCGTACTTGCCAAGTATACGTTCCCTTTATTTATCTCTCTCAGTTTAGGAAGCTACATAAAGTAATATTACAACACAAGGGTACGGTTTATGCATACAAATTATGACAATGAATAATGGACTGTTATATTCGATCAATCGTTTTTATGAAGAGAGACTAACCTGTGACAACCAATGTAGACTATAGGAAGAGTGGACGAAATTTAGTGATTCGGCTGGAAAAAGCCTGCCAAAATATGAACCTGGCACACCAGTGAAATAACACGAAGGTGGACTGTAGTGTACATCAGTTATTTTCTCggtgtttaattttttttcgcGTTCATGTAGTGCAcaaaaaatggtgttaaaatcaTTGGTTGGGAGATCGTTTAAGTTGATTTGAACTTCAGGAGGATTTAGACCCATTTCTTGGCTAGTCTTGGCTACCTCATCGATCACCATCGATCCCACTAGAAGTGTATTCGGTCCCAGTGAACATCCAAGATCAGCCATTACTAGAGTTTTGGGATACTTGATGATGTTGCTCTTACACAGGTTGCTAATTGCTTCTTCTATTATCCGTCTTGTTTTCATTATCCCCATTCGCTATCGCAAAGACAAAATTCATcaatatattgtatattaaaacatattgttAATTATGCATACAAATAACAAGTTATATGATCAATTTTCCCCCTTAACTGCACATAGTTTATATACAAACTAGACATATATCCACGCAATGCGGCATCTGTAGTGGTGGTGGTTATTTTGGGTTTATCAACAACTTAATTGAAAAAATAGATTTTTgttaatgttttataatgtagtgtAAATATCCAAAATAACATATCAATCGAGTTTGATCATAATGTACAAAaagtaagttaattaattatatgggagTTCAGAGTCATAACTGGAAATAAACCATCTTTCCTTAACAACTAATAATTGATGAATAACTACATATAATTAAGTATATGTATCGACGAAGTGCAAATGGTAGCGAAATGTGTAGTTGTAAGGGATTTCAGGAAACCATCAGCCTAGGCCACAAGGACCAAAAtagggagaaaaaaaaagttgggaaGTAAAGTCAATGCTGTACCAAAAGTTGATGCTCATAAATACAGTAATTAAACTATCACTAACTCGAAAACTTGTAACAATTAAGGATTTAAACATTCATGAATCGCAATTTGCAATTTGATACCTGAAGTCCTGAGTTATTTAAATAACTTGCATCTCCAACTCCACCATTCATATGAAAGAATTTAACCAAGTCCATTTCTTTAGATTCCATTTTGCCACAAGTTTGAACTGCATGTTACATGTAAGTTATGGTCTTATTTTATAGGCAACACATACGCCCTCCATGTCATTTGCagtatctataatctataatacataataaagcaacaaacttttttttttttttaaatcttaattaagGAATTGAATTACTTAAAATAATCTTCtgatttattcattaatttaaacatttctacataatatatctataatattctaatgaaataatttataacataaatttcACAATCCTTAGAATAACTACACTATCTACTTTAATATCAATTACTTCTACAATCACCACCATTGCCGCCCCCACCACTCGTCACCATCGCCGCGGTcactgatatgtcgtattttacaTCCATTTCCCACAATGAATATAGTTGATTTAGCATGTTTTATGTGTCATTTtagtatacatttggtgcgtttatagTATTTTTTAGTGTTTCGGGTTACTGACAGGCATTCAAGCGTAAACCTGGAGAAAACGACATTATTGaggtgaaataagtgctaacGAATAATTTCCAGAGTGTTTGGATGAAGATAGCagctggtcaacaaaagtcaaagctAGAAAAAGACGCATTGCGCCGCAACAGAAAAACAGTGAGGTTTAGCTGCACCGCAACTAAGCTAATTGTGCCGCAATGCCTTCAAGCTCCAGTCAACGAAAGTCTTCAGTTAAAGAAAGTTAACACCCCATTGCACCGCAACTACCTAGTTGCGCCACAATTGGGTCCGAACCTGGGCAAAATTTTGGAAACTATATATAGCATGCttaatcattccaaaaccctaactttcaCTTCCCAGCTGATTTTGGAGCTCTTTGAGGCATTTTTTCATCAGATTTATTATCTTTGAAGATCTTCATTACGATTGGACGATTTCCGTTATtcgttttcatttatttgtattCGATAACGATGAGTTcttctattttgatttgttctttcatatttaatatgagtggctaatctcTCTACCATCCATCTTGATGAAGTGAGataatatgtaaggattgcacaatttttattaattcaatgttGATTTTATTTAACGTTATATCGAGATCTTAgcgtatttcttttttttaatttatcttgAATTGATTGGTGGTATATGTGTGTCTTTAATGGTAATTATTgatttcatatatgtcattttgATTGTTTGGGTATAAACGATTGGGTCTAGGACGGGTATGGTAGATAATCGTTCGATGATAATAGGAATTAATGTGttaacggttgggtacaatcgataggtaTAATTGTTATTTTAGGGAAGCTATAAAAGATGTGTCGGGATACCGGTCTTTGTAATAAACTGATTtaaacaagagagtcaaatgatgcattaacttgacgggtacagggttggtgctttgtttgagtctcggttatttaatcaacttaatttggatttgaacttcatttatgtgCAATCTAAGCATGTTGTcaagcgaaatcaagatggatgcctcttaaattattgtttacaaccaaaaactctctcttttgTGATTAATCATTTGGGATTACTAACCATTTTACTGACttttgcaaagtggcaattcagCCATTAAAACCCCTTCTTTTTGAACtactttattttaacaattgcttaattaagtccttgtgatcgacctcggatttaccaagctaactatactgcatacgaacgagttcactgcctgtgagtgtgttgtagtcagtcgCTAGGTGAttcatgtttataaattttaagactcgatttcacacatcagtcACTCGTCGCCACCGCCACCCACTACTATCATCGCCGCCGTATTGCATGGACATATGACTTGTATATACAAAAAGAGGCGGAAAAatttaggggggggggggggggttctcCAATTAGATATTAGTATTATACGAATCAATGTTTATATGATCACAatctttaatttcttaatcgGTGAAAGACAATATTAATTTTCACACTTTAAATTATTAGTCAAAATAGATCccttaaattaaaagttaaaatttatatttaataagtGATTACATGATCAcatcttttaatttctttattgGTCAAAGACAATATTAATCTTCACATTTtagataattagttaaaatatATCTCCTTTAATTAAATACTATATGAATTACTTGATTACACCTCAttagatatatttatttagaaaaataattaattctcTTAACCTATCTTCTTAAAAATCCGTTTAAAACCAAAATATGAGATTAGAAGAGTAAATTAATGAATTACATTTAGTATAAGGTAACTAAATATTATATGAATCACTTGATTATACCTCATTAGATATATTTATTTCGGAAAATAATTAATTCTCTTAATCTATGTtcctaaaaatccttttaaaaatatGATCATGAACCAATATGAGATTAGGAGAGTAAATTAATGGATTACATTTAGTAAGTgtattaaaagaattattaaaaaaaaggttaaaatgaTCAATCATTACCCATTTGTTTAATTTACCTTTGgcataatatataaaatcttGTAAACATGCAAATAAAATATGTTACTACAAATACTTTATTTGTTTCAACGCACACCATTGATGAATCtcatcatttatttaaattttttcccccatttataaagttaaaattattttaattagaataaacttaaatataatatagatacaCAAGATTTGCATGTAAGTTTTATATGCAatccttttaaattattttttttttctattttagctatttttaattactttttatttataataatctaccaaattaccaatttatatataagatgtaaaacacataaaataatgGTATTCTGTGATTATGTATAAAGTTTGTGTAATGTGTCTTGGAAGAGAAATGGAGGAATGGAATGATTGAATTAGGTTATCACCAATGTTAAGAACATCTTTAGGtgtccttgagctgccacattaTATGTTTACAAATTTGtatacatctttataaatccttcaaatcttataattttatcttcaaacatacaaacatccttacatatcctttta includes these proteins:
- the LOC122609780 gene encoding S-adenosyl-L-methionine:benzoic acid/salicylic acid carboxyl methyltransferase 3-like; this translates as MDLVKFFHMNGGVGDASYLNNSGLQRMGIMKTRRIIEEAISNLCKSNIIKYPKTLVMADLGCSLGPNTLLVGSMVIDEVAKTSQEMGLNPPEVQINLNDLPTNDFNTIFCALHEREKKLNTEKITDVHYSPPSCYFTGVPGSYFGRLFPAESLNFVHSSYSLHWLSQLPKLREINKGNVYLASTTPESVSKAYYEQFQADFLQFLRCRSEEMMVGGRMVLTFAGRTTEDPRGEESYYYLWRPLAMALQEMVSEGLVDEVKLDSFNLPWFTASPTEIMKLVEIEGSFTIDHIEIFDVNWEAWKTKKYDNDNDNDASTDDNGVGHAVAKSVRAGIETLVANHLVKQ